The Paenibacillus uliginis N3/975 genome has a window encoding:
- a CDS encoding LysR substrate-binding domain-containing protein: MEIRQLQYFLMLCNELHFSEAAYKLGISQPTLSQQIRVIEDELGVPLFDRIGKKTVKTAAGELLEGYALQIVQQLENAKNAIADLRNLNSGQVRIAVLPSDLDYRLTSLLIDFHKDLPNTKVKMIPSIDILNKVLSNEVDIGVGLAIQDDPRLNHIPFYTETYSLYVDNEHDLAMREIISPEDLTNIPLVMYPKGFYGRDLIDDWCKEQKITIHTVMETGSATSLFQLVKEGIGATIQPSQLNEILKSPNIRAIPIEYSPIRELEIIYRNDKYLNRAALTFMKRLEVFF; the protein is encoded by the coding sequence GTGGAAATCAGACAACTACAATATTTTCTTATGTTATGTAATGAATTGCATTTTTCTGAAGCTGCATATAAATTAGGGATTTCACAACCAACATTGAGTCAACAAATACGGGTGATCGAAGATGAGTTAGGCGTGCCTTTGTTCGACCGGATTGGCAAAAAGACAGTTAAAACTGCAGCGGGAGAGCTTCTGGAGGGCTATGCTTTACAAATTGTTCAACAATTAGAAAACGCAAAAAATGCTATCGCCGATCTCAGGAATTTGAACTCCGGACAAGTGCGTATTGCTGTATTACCTTCGGATCTGGATTATCGACTAACATCATTACTCATCGATTTCCACAAGGATTTACCTAATACCAAAGTTAAAATGATTCCATCCATAGATATTTTGAATAAAGTGTTAAGCAATGAAGTAGATATTGGCGTTGGTTTAGCAATTCAAGATGATCCACGTCTTAATCACATCCCCTTTTATACGGAAACGTATAGTCTTTATGTAGATAATGAACATGACTTAGCGATGAGGGAAATTATTTCACCTGAAGATTTGACGAATATACCTTTAGTTATGTACCCTAAGGGTTTTTATGGGCGAGATTTAATTGATGACTGGTGTAAAGAGCAAAAAATTACGATCCACACCGTAATGGAAACGGGCTCTGCCACTTCCTTGTTTCAACTGGTTAAAGAAGGCATTGGAGCTACCATTCAACCAAGCCAATTGAATGAAATTCTCAAGTCACCAAATATTCGTGCCATTCCAATTGAGTATTCCCCCATCAGAGAATTGGAGATTATTTATCGTAATGATAAATATTTAAACCGAGCTGCATTAACATTCATGAAAAGGTTGGAAGTGTTTTTTTAG
- a CDS encoding VOC family protein, whose protein sequence is MKFSKVLLSTQQFEAIKGFYGSLLGLDVLEDQPSQLLFQAGSTILAFRKASSQDQPYYHIAFTIPANKFSEAKQWVSERGIALFSKDGQNEFLFENWNASAFYFYDPDGNLIEFIAHHTLNNTTDEAFGSKNLLCISEIGLPVDNVSQVVKELTETFRLRLWSGDGQQFAALGDAEGRLIVVDKHRPWFPDGRIPGVFDTRVSIEGTDSARVVLQNGLYELRST, encoded by the coding sequence ATGAAATTTTCGAAAGTCTTATTAAGTACTCAACAATTCGAAGCGATTAAGGGATTTTACGGATCTCTATTGGGACTGGATGTTCTGGAGGATCAACCGTCCCAGTTATTATTTCAGGCTGGGAGTACAATTCTCGCTTTCCGTAAGGCTTCTTCACAGGATCAACCATATTATCATATTGCTTTCACGATTCCTGCAAATAAGTTCTCAGAAGCGAAGCAGTGGGTGAGTGAACGAGGAATCGCATTATTCTCCAAAGATGGTCAAAATGAATTCCTATTCGAGAACTGGAATGCATCGGCATTTTACTTCTACGATCCAGACGGCAACCTAATCGAATTCATTGCTCACCATACGCTCAACAATACGACAGATGAAGCTTTTGGGTCAAAAAATTTACTATGTATCAGTGAGATCGGCCTTCCTGTCGATAATGTCTCGCAAGTCGTTAAAGAACTAACCGAAACATTCCGACTTCGTCTGTGGAGCGGAGATGGCCAGCAATTCGCTGCGCTCGGTGACGCAGAAGGTAGATTAATTGTTGTGGACAAGCACCGGCCCTGGTTTCCAGACGGCCGCATCCCTGGCGTATTCGACACCAGGGTTTCCATTGAAGGTACCGATTCCGCCCGTGTTGTTCTCCAAAACGGTCTGTACGAATTAAGATCGACCTGA